In the Armatimonas rosea genome, one interval contains:
- a CDS encoding ATP-binding protein, with translation MSATTFLFTDIEGSTRLWEDYPAEMPSALEEHDQLLREIIEARGGLVFKTIGDGFCAAFAVADDALAASEEMQRRLRILVGDKRALRVRIALHSGVAEQRAGDYFGPPLNRVARLLAIGHGGQTLLSQATYALLSHTAGLRDLGMHRLRDLQEPEHVWQWGPQEFPKLRSLTLYDNNLPQQVTSFIGREKELSQVREHLQTARLLTVTGSGGCGKTRLTLQVATELLEQFSEGIWFVELAPLTDATLVELTVADVLGVRPVPGESLSKTLVKSLKEKKLLVILDNCEHVLRAVADLVELLLQGCSQVQILVSSREALGILGEKTYRVPSLSVPESTQLLVERASSHLPRFALTESNLSTITQLCEHLDGIPLAIELAAARVRSMPVEQLASRLDDRFRLLTGGSRTALPRQQTLRALIDWSYELLNAQEKLLLGRLCVFSGGWALDMAEKVCGTDGIEAWEVLDLLTALTDKSLVIYEEEEGGLGRYRLLETIRQYATEHLAASEELDRLRLRHRETVCLLAEEATTHLRGADQARWLQRFDQELENCRQAMGLPLPDPTHLGLRLALALNPYLVEMRGNLTEAILWLETKYPGAVAPPMNLAVQVLTYLGQAYWRRGDYAKARVHFEKALPLWKTLGDAPGFYRTLGGLANVIYYQGDYATAEPLYTEVLELSRQGGKPQDIARALNNSGLVAVGRGRHSEALALFEESLQLRRTLGDRLGQGTILGNLVDVYAELGRYDDAWQAAEESRIIGEEFSEPLMLGYAWLHIYRLARDEGDFARAEQAALKSLTLRHEVGERHGVLTSLAALMQLRIAEEKFVEATELLGATDTLRKEMDIQISPVMRDADARTRRTLREALPTEQFEHHYQHGSELPLSFWIKSVGTIST, from the coding sequence ATGAGTGCCACAACGTTCCTCTTTACCGATATCGAGGGAAGTACGCGGCTCTGGGAGGACTATCCCGCTGAGATGCCCTCAGCTCTTGAGGAGCACGATCAGCTCCTGCGGGAGATCATTGAAGCGCGAGGCGGTCTAGTATTTAAGACAATCGGCGATGGGTTCTGCGCCGCGTTTGCAGTGGCGGATGATGCTCTCGCCGCTTCGGAAGAGATGCAGCGCCGTCTGAGGATCCTCGTGGGGGATAAGCGAGCTCTGAGAGTGCGGATTGCGCTCCATAGTGGTGTTGCAGAGCAACGCGCAGGCGACTACTTTGGCCCTCCCCTAAACCGAGTGGCACGCCTCTTGGCGATCGGGCATGGTGGGCAGACTCTCCTCTCCCAGGCAACCTATGCGCTCTTATCCCACACCGCCGGTCTCCGCGACCTAGGAATGCATCGGCTTCGAGACCTCCAAGAACCGGAGCACGTCTGGCAGTGGGGACCGCAGGAGTTTCCCAAGCTACGCTCTCTCACCCTCTATGACAATAACCTCCCCCAGCAAGTGACCTCGTTTATCGGTCGGGAGAAGGAGCTTAGCCAAGTCAGGGAGCACCTACAGACCGCAAGGCTCTTGACCGTCACCGGCAGCGGAGGCTGCGGGAAGACACGGCTGACACTCCAAGTGGCCACGGAACTACTAGAGCAGTTCTCTGAGGGAATCTGGTTTGTGGAGCTTGCCCCTCTCACAGACGCCACCCTTGTCGAGCTGACCGTCGCTGACGTGCTAGGGGTGCGCCCCGTGCCAGGGGAGTCGCTCAGCAAGACCCTGGTGAAGTCTCTCAAAGAAAAAAAGCTCCTCGTTATTCTGGATAACTGCGAGCATGTGCTCCGTGCGGTCGCGGATCTCGTGGAGCTGCTTCTCCAGGGATGCTCACAGGTCCAAATCCTGGTTAGTAGCCGCGAGGCACTGGGGATTCTGGGAGAGAAAACCTACCGGGTTCCCTCGCTCTCCGTGCCAGAATCCACCCAGCTCCTGGTGGAGCGTGCGAGCTCACACCTGCCCCGGTTTGCTCTGACGGAGAGTAACCTCTCCACCATCACACAGCTCTGTGAGCACCTGGATGGGATTCCTCTTGCGATCGAGCTCGCCGCCGCTCGGGTGCGCTCCATGCCTGTTGAGCAGCTTGCTTCACGCCTCGACGACCGCTTTCGTCTCCTGACAGGTGGCTCACGCACGGCTTTGCCCCGGCAACAGACACTGCGGGCGCTGATTGACTGGAGCTACGAGCTACTCAACGCCCAAGAGAAGCTCCTCTTGGGCCGACTGTGCGTCTTCTCCGGTGGCTGGGCACTGGACATGGCGGAGAAGGTCTGTGGCACCGATGGGATCGAGGCGTGGGAGGTGCTGGATCTGCTAACCGCACTCACGGATAAATCTCTCGTCATCTACGAAGAAGAAGAAGGCGGCCTGGGGCGCTACCGACTTCTGGAGACGATCCGTCAGTACGCTACCGAGCACTTAGCCGCCTCAGAGGAGCTCGATCGGCTTCGTCTGCGCCACCGTGAGACTGTCTGTTTGCTGGCCGAAGAGGCGACTACCCACCTGCGGGGCGCAGACCAAGCCCGCTGGCTCCAGCGGTTCGATCAGGAGCTAGAGAACTGTCGGCAAGCAATGGGCCTGCCCCTCCCCGACCCCACCCACCTCGGCCTTCGTCTTGCCCTGGCCCTCAACCCCTATCTCGTGGAGATGCGAGGCAATCTCACGGAGGCGATCCTCTGGCTTGAAACCAAGTACCCTGGCGCTGTCGCGCCTCCCATGAACCTAGCGGTACAAGTCCTCACCTATCTTGGTCAGGCGTACTGGAGGCGCGGGGACTATGCGAAGGCGCGGGTGCACTTTGAGAAGGCCCTCCCGCTGTGGAAGACACTCGGCGATGCTCCCGGGTTCTACCGCACCCTGGGTGGCTTGGCCAACGTGATCTACTACCAGGGCGACTACGCCACCGCCGAGCCGCTCTACACCGAGGTGCTCGAGCTCTCTCGTCAGGGTGGCAAGCCCCAGGATATCGCCCGTGCCCTGAACAACTCCGGTTTGGTTGCGGTAGGGCGTGGTCGCCACAGCGAGGCCTTAGCGCTCTTTGAGGAGTCGCTTCAGCTCCGCCGCACACTGGGGGATCGTCTGGGGCAGGGGACGATCCTAGGGAACTTAGTGGATGTCTATGCGGAGCTGGGCCGATACGACGATGCCTGGCAGGCGGCGGAGGAGAGTCGGATCATTGGTGAGGAGTTTAGTGAGCCGCTCATGCTGGGCTACGCCTGGCTCCATATCTACCGCCTCGCTCGCGACGAAGGCGACTTCGCTCGCGCGGAGCAGGCCGCTCTGAAGAGCCTGACGCTCCGTCACGAAGTCGGGGAGCGTCATGGCGTCCTGACAAGCCTGGCAGCGCTCATGCAGCTCCGAATCGCGGAGGAGAAATTTGTCGAGGCCACCGAGCTCTTAGGTGCAACCGACACACTCCGCAAGGAGATGGATATCCAGATCAGCCCTGTCATGCGGGACGCGGATGCAAGAACCCGACGTACGCTCAGAGAGGCGCTCCCCACGGAGCAGTTTGAGCACCACTACCAGCACGGCTCTGAGCTCCCCCTCTCCTTCTGGATCAAATCGGTGGGTACAATCTCCACATGA
- a CDS encoding sulfatase family protein: MSKRPNVLLITSDQHHFSCLGSVNATLQTPALDRLAAEGMRFERAYCNNPVCSPSRSTLITGQYPSWHGCWTIGVKLGEDVPTVGDVFRENGYFTALLGKAHFQPLRSEENQVSLETPDKFRDLAFWRGFTGPWYGFDWVQINRNHGDEAWAGQHYGLWLEEKGCDSWEDYFAGGGSPKEKLKPRQGAWDLPEELHYSVFVADKTIEAIDKAQQDDKPFFAWASFADPHPPYVVPEPWASLYDPDDMTPGTLTPGEHDRTPPHFGETQKAAPDFSHWQESGYGNHGFHSHLVPEAQQKKDLAIYYGMISLMDREIGRILDELDKRGLADNTLVVFSTDHGHFLGQHGLWYKGAFHYEDLLRLPFLARWPGKIPAGEVSSALQALIDLPETFLDACDIPIPGQMQGISQLPVWTGAQESARSSVITEFRHQPTKLHLRTFITERYKLTLYRGETFGELFDLEADPGELHNRFADPSYATVKAQLMEQWLQAEIAREPTRFARIAGA, from the coding sequence ATGTCCAAACGCCCCAATGTTTTGTTGATCACCAGCGATCAGCACCATTTCTCGTGCCTTGGCAGCGTGAACGCAACGCTCCAAACCCCCGCGCTGGATCGCCTCGCCGCCGAGGGCATGCGCTTTGAGCGGGCGTACTGCAACAACCCGGTGTGCTCACCGTCGCGCTCCACCCTGATCACGGGGCAGTACCCGAGCTGGCACGGCTGCTGGACAATCGGAGTCAAGCTGGGCGAGGACGTCCCCACGGTCGGGGATGTCTTTCGGGAAAACGGCTACTTCACGGCGCTCCTCGGAAAGGCCCACTTCCAGCCGCTACGCTCCGAGGAGAACCAGGTCAGCCTGGAGACGCCGGACAAGTTCCGCGACTTGGCCTTCTGGCGCGGCTTCACCGGGCCTTGGTACGGCTTTGACTGGGTTCAGATCAACCGCAACCACGGCGACGAGGCCTGGGCGGGGCAGCACTACGGGCTCTGGCTGGAGGAGAAGGGGTGCGATAGCTGGGAGGACTACTTTGCCGGCGGCGGCTCGCCCAAGGAGAAGCTCAAGCCCCGGCAGGGCGCGTGGGACCTGCCCGAGGAGCTCCACTACTCGGTCTTTGTGGCCGACAAGACCATCGAAGCGATCGACAAGGCGCAGCAGGACGACAAGCCGTTCTTCGCCTGGGCCAGCTTCGCCGACCCCCACCCGCCCTATGTCGTCCCCGAGCCTTGGGCGTCGCTCTACGATCCCGACGACATGACGCCCGGAACCCTCACCCCCGGCGAGCACGACCGCACCCCGCCCCACTTTGGCGAGACCCAGAAAGCAGCGCCGGACTTCTCGCACTGGCAGGAGAGCGGCTACGGCAACCACGGCTTCCACTCGCACCTGGTTCCCGAGGCGCAGCAAAAGAAAGACCTGGCGATCTACTACGGGATGATCAGCCTGATGGACCGGGAGATCGGGCGCATCCTCGACGAGCTGGACAAGCGCGGGCTCGCCGACAACACGCTGGTGGTCTTCTCCACCGACCACGGGCACTTTCTGGGGCAGCACGGGCTCTGGTACAAAGGTGCCTTCCACTACGAGGACCTCCTGCGCCTCCCGTTTCTCGCCCGCTGGCCCGGGAAAATCCCTGCGGGAGAGGTCTCCAGTGCGCTCCAAGCGCTGATCGACCTGCCGGAGACGTTCCTCGATGCCTGCGACATCCCCATCCCCGGCCAGATGCAGGGAATCAGCCAGCTCCCCGTCTGGACCGGTGCACAAGAATCGGCCCGTAGCTCCGTCATCACCGAGTTTCGCCACCAGCCCACCAAGCTCCACCTGCGGACCTTCATCACCGAGCGCTACAAGCTCACGCTCTACCGCGGCGAGACCTTTGGCGAGCTCTTCGATCTAGAGGCCGACCCCGGCGAGCTCCACAACCGCTTCGCCGACCCAAGCTACGCGACCGTGAAAGCCCAGCTCATGGAACAGTGGCTCCAGGCCGAAATCGCCCGCGAGCCGACTCGCTTCGCACGAATTGCGGGAGCATAA
- a CDS encoding PcfJ domain-containing protein, giving the protein MKGKTTQPIRHRRDGLSARYVRLREQERDQEFAEWYWSGYDQDDYDGYDDFDDWDQDNMALIGEHFALVRATFYPNQPLRALRRFLSEPLPSAEPMLPENLASDELIQRLAAYLSRLVDTPSDSQLTEEIRAALGDEEARQVIAQHLPKSAEAICLFAPFWCRSPLTWSPDSGVSLQEHLFATYPVPAFLIEALNNPIRFPDYKWLCWFILLGRSASLKAAGRVFGWDIPGKFAHFLQQVPARTPIEDVLLTGEMLSCPFSPKQACLYAEVLRLGGTETDYQRLARDGSYCLDPTDLSVAEDDFRFWEGAVCWLIRHREELSDTDAGRVLAWARHCHTEFLAGHEAAFRWVGRSVAATVERARIYHDQQHARWHRWHYYAWSAHGWDSAGASGWSITELTNSNQLIDEGAAMQHCVWSYGWRCQAESSAIFSVCYKDQRRVTVEVNPKTGELVQAHGLANRDPDTEELQIVAIWLQALVLPSLRPTAG; this is encoded by the coding sequence GTGAAAGGAAAAACGACACAACCTATACGCCACCGTCGCGACGGTCTGAGTGCTCGGTATGTCCGCCTGCGTGAACAGGAACGGGATCAAGAGTTCGCGGAGTGGTACTGGAGCGGGTACGACCAAGACGACTACGATGGGTACGACGATTTTGACGACTGGGATCAAGACAACATGGCACTCATTGGGGAGCATTTTGCACTTGTCCGGGCGACTTTCTACCCGAACCAGCCCCTGCGTGCGCTTCGTCGCTTTCTTTCAGAACCGCTCCCTTCGGCGGAGCCGATGCTACCCGAGAACCTTGCCTCAGATGAGCTTATACAGCGGCTGGCGGCCTATCTCTCGCGGCTGGTGGATACCCCAAGTGACTCGCAGCTGACGGAGGAGATTCGGGCGGCGCTGGGAGACGAGGAGGCACGTCAGGTTATTGCTCAGCACCTCCCAAAATCCGCCGAGGCGATCTGTCTCTTTGCGCCGTTCTGGTGCCGCTCACCACTGACGTGGAGCCCGGATTCGGGAGTGTCGCTCCAAGAGCATCTCTTTGCAACGTACCCCGTTCCTGCCTTTCTGATTGAGGCTCTCAACAACCCCATCCGCTTCCCCGACTACAAGTGGCTCTGCTGGTTTATCTTGCTGGGCCGTAGCGCCTCTCTCAAGGCGGCAGGGCGCGTCTTCGGCTGGGACATCCCCGGCAAGTTCGCTCACTTTCTCCAGCAAGTCCCCGCCCGTACTCCTATTGAGGATGTCTTACTCACAGGGGAAATGCTCTCATGCCCCTTCTCTCCCAAACAAGCCTGTCTCTACGCCGAGGTGCTACGCTTGGGAGGAACGGAGACGGACTACCAACGGCTCGCCCGCGATGGCTCGTACTGCCTCGACCCAACCGATCTGAGCGTGGCCGAGGACGATTTTCGATTTTGGGAGGGAGCGGTCTGCTGGCTGATTCGCCACCGCGAAGAGCTCAGCGATACCGACGCAGGGCGGGTTTTGGCTTGGGCGCGGCACTGCCACACGGAGTTTCTCGCGGGGCACGAAGCGGCGTTTCGATGGGTGGGACGTAGTGTGGCGGCGACTGTGGAGCGTGCCCGTATCTACCACGATCAGCAACACGCTCGCTGGCACCGCTGGCATTACTACGCTTGGTCTGCCCACGGCTGGGACTCGGCGGGTGCTAGTGGCTGGAGCATCACCGAGCTGACCAACAGCAACCAGCTCATCGACGAAGGGGCCGCGATGCAGCACTGTGTCTGGAGCTACGGCTGGCGGTGTCAGGCAGAGTCCTCGGCGATCTTCTCCGTGTGCTACAAAGACCAGCGCCGGGTGACGGTCGAGGTGAACCCCAAGACGGGCGAGCTGGTTCAGGCGCACGGCCTCGCCAACCGTGACCCGGACACCGAGGAGCTCCAGATCGTGGCCATCTGGCTACAGGCTCTGGTGCTCCCCTCGCTCCGGCCTACTGCTGGATGA